The Meiothermus ruber DSM 1279 genome includes the window TTTGTTTGACTTCGTCGGTGATTTCAACGGGTAAGACCTGGGACATTCAATATCTCCTGTTTGCGGCACAAAAAAAGCGCATGCAGGCGCTTTATATCCAGCGCCCTATTATACTTCAATTGCCTCTATTATGTCAAAAACATAACCACGCGCAATGGATCTTCTCCTTCCGTGCAGTGGCCGCTATTTTATACTCAACCCTGGTGCGCTTCGCGTGAATGCCCGGAACGGCTTTGGTGCTAGCCGGTTTTGGGGTGTTTGCGATCAGTGCGATCAAAACGGAGGAGTCCATGCCCTACATTCTTGCCCTCGACCAGGGAACCACCAGCAGCCGGGCCATCGTCTTCGATCTGGAAGGCCAACCTCAGGCCATGGCCCAGCAGGAGTTCATGCAGCACTTTCCCCAGCCGGGCTGGGTTGAGCACGATCCTCTGGAAATCTGGCAGACCCAGCTCCAGGTAGCCCAGGAGGCCATCCAGCGGGCGGCCATTCAACCCAGCGAGATTGTGGCCCTCGGGATCACCAACCAGCGCGAGACCACAGTATTGTGGGAGCGGGCCACCGGCAAGCCGGTGCACCGGGCCATCGTCTGGCAGGATCGCCGTACCGCCCCCATCTGCGATGAGCTGCGCAAGGGGGGCTACGAGGGCCTATTCCGCCAGAAAACCGGGCTGGTGCTGGATGCCTATTTCTCAGGCACCAAGGTCAAGTGGCTGCTGGAGAACGTACCGGGGTTCCGGGAGCGGGCTGGGAAGGGCGAGCTGTGCTTTGGCACCATAGATAGCTGGCTGATCTACAACCTGACCGGGGGCCGGGTACACGCCACCGACGTCTCCAATGCCTCGCGCACCCTGCTCTTTAACCTGCATACCCAGCGCTGGGACGAAGAGCTGCTGGGCATCCTGGGCCTTCCCAAGGCCCTGCTGCCAGAGGTGCGCCCCTCGGCGGGGCTATTTGGCGAGACCCTCCCTGAGCTGTTTGGGGCCCCCATCCCGATTGCTGGGGTGGCGGGCGACCAGCAGGCGGCCCTGTTCGGGCAGGCCTGCTTTACCCCCGGCATGGCTAAGAACACCTACGGTACGGGCTGCTTTTTGCTGATGCACACCGGGCAGGAGCAGGTGACCTCGCAGAACGGCCTCTTGACCACGGTGGCCTGGCAGCTGGAAGGAGGGCCGCTCGAGTACGCCCTCGAGGGCTCGGTGTTTGTGGCCGGGGCGGTGGTGCAGTGGCTGCGAGACGGCCTGGGTATTATTCAAAACTCGAGCGAGATTGAGCATCTGGCCCGCCAGGTGTCCAGCACCGACGGGGTCTACCTGGTGCCGGCCTTTGTGGGGTTGGGCGCGCCCTACTGGGATCCCTACGCCCGCGGCACCGTTGTGGGTCTGACCCGCGGCTCCAGCAAAGCCCACCTGGCCCGGGCCGCCCTGGAGGCCATCGCCTACCAGAGCCGGGATGTGCTCGAGGCCATGG containing:
- the glpK gene encoding glycerol kinase GlpK, translating into MPYILALDQGTTSSRAIVFDLEGQPQAMAQQEFMQHFPQPGWVEHDPLEIWQTQLQVAQEAIQRAAIQPSEIVALGITNQRETTVLWERATGKPVHRAIVWQDRRTAPICDELRKGGYEGLFRQKTGLVLDAYFSGTKVKWLLENVPGFRERAGKGELCFGTIDSWLIYNLTGGRVHATDVSNASRTLLFNLHTQRWDEELLGILGLPKALLPEVRPSAGLFGETLPELFGAPIPIAGVAGDQQAALFGQACFTPGMAKNTYGTGCFLLMHTGQEQVTSQNGLLTTVAWQLEGGPLEYALEGSVFVAGAVVQWLRDGLGIIQNSSEIEHLARQVSSTDGVYLVPAFVGLGAPYWDPYARGTVVGLTRGSSKAHLARAALEAIAYQSRDVLEAMEADAGLQLSELRMDGGATVNDLLMQFQADILGTPVVRPQVTETTALGAAYLAGVGVGLLTQAQIAQRWAVQKRFEPAMGQEERARLYSGWKKAVERAKSWVDA